In Methanococcoides sp. LMO-2, the genomic stretch GTCCGGAGTATCGAATTCATAGTAGGACTATATGTGATGAATACCTGCAGGGAAAGGACCAGTGCAATGCCTGCCAGCATGAACTTGTTAGAGAAGAGATCCCTGAATACATTCTCATGTATCGATTTGCAGCTGAACAGGTAAAATATCTCAAAGAAAACGATCGTATTGAGTGCGATCGTCTGGGCAGTGTTGCTATCCCTGCCGTTCTGCATCATCTCGAAGAAATAAAGCAGGAACGTGGCGGTCACCACCAGTAATGCCACTGCGACTATCCTTTGTTTAATTACCGGCAGTAGAAGCGGCTCTTTCGGGGGCCTTGGTGGCCTGTTAAGCAGCTTCTTTTCCATGGGTTCAAGTGTGATGGGAACTCCCAGCCCCAGTGCAGTGACCGTGTTGATCCAGAGGATGTGTAGCGGGAGCAACGGTGGGTTCTTCAGTCCCAGGATCACAGCTGCAAGAACGGCCAGCCCTTCTGCAGCATTTGTCGGGAGTGTCCAGAGTATGACCTTCTGTATCTTGTTGTAGACATTCCTTCCTTCTTCCACTGCATTCACAATAGATGCAAAATTGTCATCTGCAAGTACCATGTCGGATGCATCCTTTGCAACCTCTGTGCCTGTTTTTCCCATGGCAACGCCAATGTCTGCATTCTCAAGTGCCGGTGCATCGTTGATCCCGTCACCGGTAACTGCCACGACTTCTCCCTGCTGCTTAAGCAGGCCAACAATTCTGGATTTATCTTCAGGAGATGTTCTTGCAAAGACAGAGACCGTTTTGAGGGTTTCTGTGAGTTCCTCATCTGACATCTTCTGGATATCGCTTCCTGACAAAGCACCATTTGTTCGTATACCCAGCTGCCTGGCAATGGTGTGTCCGGTAAGGATGTGGTCTCCTGTGATCATTATAACTCTGATACCGGCGTTGTTGCACTTGAAGATGGATGCTTTTACTTCTTCCCTTGGTGGGTCGATCATACCCTGGAGGCCGAGGAATATAAGGTCCTTTGCATCCTCTTCTGTGATCTCATCCTTTCCCTGCTCCAGTTTCCTGTATGCTGTTCCAATCACCCGCAGACCCTCGGATGCCATGTCCTCTGCAGCGTCAAGGAACTTTTCAGGATCGATAGGTGACAGTTCTTTACCGTCAAACTGGTGGCTGCATAGTTCTACCAGTTTTTCCGGTGATCCTTTCAAATATATCCAGCTGTTCCTGTCCTCGTCCTGATGAAGTGTTGCCATGTACCTTTCTTCGGATTCGAATGGTATGGTGTCAATTCTTTGCATGTAGAATTTTCCGGCTTTGGCAGCAGATACAAGAAGTGCTCCTTCGGTAGGGTCTCCATCGATGCCGCCTTCTTCCCTCAGGTAAGCATCATTGCAAAGTGTTCCGGCCTTGAGTGTTTCCATCAATGCCGGATGTTTTATCGGATCGGTCTTTTTTCCTTCAAGTTCGAAATCTCCCTCTGTGTTGTAACCAACACCGGTCACATCGAATTCCCCTTCAAGAGTATATATCCTTTTGACCGTCATCTCATTTTTGGTAAGGGTACCGGTCTTATCAGAGCAAATGACAGTGGCCGAGCCAAGGCTTTCCACAGAAGGCATTGTACGAATTATGGCATTTCGGGATGCCATTCTTTTAATGCCGAATGCCAGTGAGATGGTAATGAGGGCAGGCAGTCCTTCAGGGATAGCTGCAACTGCAAGGCTCACAGAGGCAAAGAAGATATCAAGATTGTCAAAACCCCTGAGCTTACCGACGATAAAAGTGAATATTGAAAGACCAAGGATAACGATGGCAAGTGTTTTTGCCAGCTGGTCTATTGTTCTGACAAGAGGTGTGGATATATTCTCCGTTTTCCGGATCAGTTCGGATATTTTCCCGATCTCGCTTTCAGAGCCAGTTGCAACCACAACTCCAAGTCCGTTTCCCTGGGTGACCAGTGTGCCTCCAAAGGCGATGTTCTTCTGCTCGGCTATTGGAAGAGTTTTGGTCTCGATGGGGTCTATTATCTTCTCCACAGCCGTTGATTCACCGGTGAGCATGGATTCATCGATACGCAGGTTCTTCACGTACATCAGTCGCAGGTCAGCAGGTATCCTGTTCCCTGTCTCCAGGAGTACAATGTCACCTGCAACCAGTTCCCTGCTGTGAATTATCATCCTCTTCCCATCCCTTAGAATACTGGTTTCGGGAACCAGCATCTTTGCAAGGGACTCAAGGGCATTTTCAGCATTTCTTTCCTGGATGAAACCTATAACAGCATTGGCAAGGACAACTCCAAGGATAACGGCCATGTCAGCATATTCTTCAAGAATGAATGTGACAAGTGAAGCAGCAAGGAGGACATATATGAGCGGGCTTGCGAATTGTCTTGCAAATCGATGGATCGAACTCTCTTTTTCCTTTACTTCAACTTCATTGAACCCATACTTTGAAAGACGGATCTGTGCCTCTTCATCAGTAATACCATCTTTATCGGTATCCAGCAGTGTCAGAACCTCATCCACAGGCACACGGTGCCATTTGATCTCCCCACTCATAGGTAATTATGTGTTATTGTAGGATGATATTCTTTTTGGTTTTTTGGAAGTTATGTTTTCTTAATTTACTTATTTTGAAGAAGTTGAATTCACGTTAATTTGAATTTTTATCTTTAGAGAAATGGTGCTATACATGTTGATATTGATTAAAAGTTATTTTTTATGAAAGAATATATATGGTTTTGATAACATAGATTTAATTGCAAACTACATCTATCTAAAGTTACAAGAATGTAAAGTGGGTACTTCTTTGTTAATATGAGGGGAGGGTTAAGTTGCAGAATAAAACCATCTGGTTTTTCTTTGTCTTAATTATCACAACGCTATTTCTATCCTTGTTAGCAGGCAATGCTACGGCTGAAGCCTTTGAGAACATAGATGAAAAGGATGCCAGATCAATATATGTGCTGAGGGAACTCGAAAGATCATTCACATTCAGGAACGAAGCCCTTGACATCACTTATATCAATATAACAACAGACCTGAATGTAGGTAATGTAGAAGCAATAGTGGAATGTCTAAAATCGACTTCCTCAATGGTATCAACCCCTCCGGAAGGAAATGTCTATAAGAATATCAATATCTGGGTTGGCGATAGTAAACTTCAGCACAGGTTAGTAAGTTCGGAGGTAGGATTCAAGGTGAATCGCACTTGGCTGGAAGACAATGAGGTTTCCGAAGAATCTGTAAGATTGAGCATCTATCATAGTGGAAACTGGGATCTTTTACCCACAGAAAAGATAGATGAAGATGCTGAATACGTTTACTATGAGGCGAATACATCAGGTGAGATACGCACACATTTTGCAATAGTTGAATACATGGAGGAAGAACCTGTTTCTTCAGATGTTGGTGAAGATTCAGTTGCTGAAGATGGTATGGATTCCGATCCTTTAAATGATGGTTCTGATATGGCTTCGGAAGGAATTGAAAACACTGATAGAAGTGGTGCCGAAGAAGCAGATCTCTCGGATCTAAATATGTTGACTTTTGCAATACCGATACTTATGGTGCTTGTGGTGTTATACAGTTCTTATTATGGTACGACAAAAGAAGAAAATATTGGATCAGTTGGGAATGGTTGGGGTATCCAGAATGACAAGCAAGTTGGAGAGGATAATGCTTCTGAAAAGATTGCAGATAGAAATGCAGCAAAGGATATCTCCGGCAAAGATGTTAAGAATGAACCCCATGATAAGGGTAAATGAAACCCACTCAGTATAAATTGATACAATGCTTAATGGAGGGGGAAATTATGGAAATCTCTCATCTATTATTAACAATAATAAAGAATAGATCGAGCTATGATTTCAAAGTTTGATCACTTTTAGTGTGAAAGTGTTCATGAAATATTATATATGGTTTTGAAAGTATAGAAATAACTAATTTACTTAACCTGACCCACTGTTATAGAAATGTATTGTGATTACTGCTTTTTAATAAGAGGAGATCGAGTTGCAGAACAAAACGATATGGATTTCAGGTATCCTTTTAGTGATAGCAACAATGGTTTCCATAATTGCATTATCTTCGGGAACTGCATTGTCTGAGAATTCTAATTTGTCTTTAGTTGATGATAGCAGTAGATCAATTCCCAATATTTCTAATGATGGTCGCTATATATTGCTCAAAGCTGCACAATTTAACAGCGAAAAAGTTCCCTCTATTTCCAGTATGTCAACTATGGGTGAAACTTCTTCTTCTTCATCCGAAGACTATTATATTGTTCAGTTCAGAGGCTACATACTTGAAGAGTGGAAACAGGATGTAAGGAATAGCGGTGCAACTATTTTTCATTATGTTCCAAACAATGCTTTTATTGTACGGATGGAGCCTTCAGTAAGAGTACAAGTTGAAAATTTGGATTGTGTACAGTGGGTTGGTCCCTATTATCCATCATATAGTGTCAGCCCTGTTCTTATATCTGCCTCTGAAGAATCAGGTCAGGAAGATATCATTGTGATGCTGTTCGATACGAAGGACAATTCTCGAATTTTGAATGAGATCAGTGCTTTTGGAGGCGAAATAGTTGACAATGCTGGAGGCATAATTCGGGTCAGGATTGATAAAAAGAATATTTCCGATATTGCAGCTTTGAACGGAGTCAGCTGGATAGAGAAATATGTGCAGCCTGTGATATTGAATGATGTTGCTGCTGATATCATCAGTGTTTCTTATGTGCGCACTACACATGGATTAACTGGTAGTGGACAGATTGTTGCAGTGGCTGACACAGGTCTGGATACGGGTTTCAACAACGAGTCCATACATGATGATCTAGAAGGACGAATTTTATCGTTGATTGACCTCTCTAATAATGGTGCAGCAGACACACATGGACATGGCACGCATGTTGCAGGATCTGTCCTTGGGAATGGTGCAAACTCCAGTGGTCAGTTCGCAGGAATGGCACCAGAAGCACAACTTGTTTTCCAGGCAATTCAGGATGAAGATGGAAGTCTCGGAGGCATTCCTACTGACTATGGTGAGCTTTTCCAGCAGGCATACGACCATAATGCAAGAATCCACACCAACAGTTGGGGAGCTTCGGTCTATGGAAGTTATACTTCAGGTTCACAAAGCCTTGATATCTTTGCATGGGATCATCCGAATATGCTGATACTCTTTTCTGCTGGAAATGACGGTGAGGATTCTAATTCTGATGGTGTGGTTGATGCTGATTCTATAGGTTCGCCTGCAACTGCAAAGAATTGCCTTACTGTTGGTTCATCAGAAAATTACAGGATCGACAGAACTGATACGTATGGTGATCGATGGTCAGCAGTTTTTCCGGTAAACCCTATATATAACGATTACATGGCAAACAATACCAAGGGTATTGCAGCATTTAGTAGCAGGGGGCCCACTGATGATGGTCGTATCAAGCCTGATGTTGTGGCACCAGGTACATTTATCATATCAACAAGGTCAAGCGTGGCAAGTGGGACTGGATGGGGGGTCTACAATGATTTTTATCTGTATATGGGAGGGACAAGCATGTCCACACCCATTGTTGCGGGTTCTGCTGCACTTGTGAGACAATATTACGTAGAAAATGAAAGCTTAAAGACACCATCTGCAGCATTGCTTAAAGCCACAATCATAAATGGTGCTAATAATATGACTCCTGGACAGTACGGGACAGGTTCTGCACAGGAGATTCAAACACGTCCGGATGATGCTCAGGGTTGGGGACGTGTGGATATCGAGAAATCACTGTTTCCGGTATCCCCTAGAAAAATCTATTACAATGACACTTCCTCTACTCCCGATTTGAACACCTCGGAAGAGTGGAATATCAGTTACTATGTAGATAACGGCTCTGAACCACTTAAGGTAACTCTGGTATGGACAGATTATCCTTCGGAAGCCTATGCAGCGACCACTTTGGTAAACAATCTAGATTTAATAGTGATAGGTTCAAATGATACTTATTTTGGGAACGGTGGTAGCGAGCCTGACAACTTAAATAATGTAGAGCAGGTTGAATTATTATCTCCTGATGTTGGCTGGTATACAATAAATGTAAAAGGGACCACCATCCCACAGGGTCCACAACCGTTTGCTCTTGTACTATCCGGAGCACTTTATGATGAATCAGAGGCAATTTACCCTGTTGCTGATTTCATTGCTAATGTCACCGAAGGATACGTTCCACTTACCGTTTCATTCAGTGACCTTTCAAGTGATGCAACTTCCTGGTCCTGGGATATTGACAATGATGGAACTGAGGATTATTCCACTCAGGATATTGTTCATACATATGATGAAGTTGGTCTGTATAGTGTGAATCTGACTGTAAGCAATATAAATGGCACTGCTTCCGAAGTAAAGGCCGATTACATTAACGTGACGCCTGTCCCAATTCTTCCTGTTGCTGATTTTAGTACTAATGTGACCGAAGGATACATTCCACTTACCGTTTCATTCAGTGACCTTTCAAGTGATGCAACTTCCTGGTCCTGGGATATTGACAATGATGGAACTGAGGATTATTCCACTCAGAATATTATCCATACATATGATGAAGTTGGTCTGTATAGTGTGAATCTGACTGTAAGCAATATAAATGGCACTGCTTCCGAAGTAAAGGCCGATTACATTAACGTGACGCCTGTCCCAATTCTTCCTGTTGCTGATTTTAGTACTAATGTGACCGAAGGATACGTTCCACTTACCGTTTCATTCAGTGACCTTTCAAGTGATGCAACTTCCTGGTCCTGGG encodes the following:
- a CDS encoding HAD-IC family P-type ATPase, with product MSGEIKWHRVPVDEVLTLLDTDKDGITDEEAQIRLSKYGFNEVEVKEKESSIHRFARQFASPLIYVLLAASLVTFILEEYADMAVILGVVLANAVIGFIQERNAENALESLAKMLVPETSILRDGKRMIIHSRELVAGDIVLLETGNRIPADLRLMYVKNLRIDESMLTGESTAVEKIIDPIETKTLPIAEQKNIAFGGTLVTQGNGLGVVVATGSESEIGKISELIRKTENISTPLVRTIDQLAKTLAIVILGLSIFTFIVGKLRGFDNLDIFFASVSLAVAAIPEGLPALITISLAFGIKRMASRNAIIRTMPSVESLGSATVICSDKTGTLTKNEMTVKRIYTLEGEFDVTGVGYNTEGDFELEGKKTDPIKHPALMETLKAGTLCNDAYLREEGGIDGDPTEGALLVSAAKAGKFYMQRIDTIPFESEERYMATLHQDEDRNSWIYLKGSPEKLVELCSHQFDGKELSPIDPEKFLDAAEDMASEGLRVIGTAYRKLEQGKDEITEEDAKDLIFLGLQGMIDPPREEVKASIFKCNNAGIRVIMITGDHILTGHTIARQLGIRTNGALSGSDIQKMSDEELTETLKTVSVFARTSPEDKSRIVGLLKQQGEVVAVTGDGINDAPALENADIGVAMGKTGTEVAKDASDMVLADDNFASIVNAVEEGRNVYNKIQKVILWTLPTNAAEGLAVLAAVILGLKNPPLLPLHILWINTVTALGLGVPITLEPMEKKLLNRPPRPPKEPLLLPVIKQRIVAVALLVVTATFLLYFFEMMQNGRDSNTAQTIALNTIVFFEIFYLFSCKSIHENVFRDLFSNKFMLAGIALVLSLQVFITYSPTMNSILRTSPLEATDWVIIALTSSSVFFLIELEKYVKNKRKTDQSTN
- a CDS encoding PGF-pre-PGF domain-containing protein — its product is MQNKTIWFFFVLIITTLFLSLLAGNATAEAFENIDEKDARSIYVLRELERSFTFRNEALDITYINITTDLNVGNVEAIVECLKSTSSMVSTPPEGNVYKNINIWVGDSKLQHRLVSSEVGFKVNRTWLEDNEVSEESVRLSIYHSGNWDLLPTEKIDEDAEYVYYEANTSGEIRTHFAIVEYMEEEPVSSDVGEDSVAEDGMDSDPLNDGSDMASEGIENTDRSGAEEADLSDLNMLTFAIPILMVLVVLYSSYYGTTKEENIGSVGNGWGIQNDKQVGEDNASEKIADRNAAKDISGKDVKNEPHDKGK
- a CDS encoding PKD domain-containing protein yields the protein MGETSSSSSEDYYIVQFRGYILEEWKQDVRNSGATIFHYVPNNAFIVRMEPSVRVQVENLDCVQWVGPYYPSYSVSPVLISASEESGQEDIIVMLFDTKDNSRILNEISAFGGEIVDNAGGIIRVRIDKKNISDIAALNGVSWIEKYVQPVILNDVAADIISVSYVRTTHGLTGSGQIVAVADTGLDTGFNNESIHDDLEGRILSLIDLSNNGAADTHGHGTHVAGSVLGNGANSSGQFAGMAPEAQLVFQAIQDEDGSLGGIPTDYGELFQQAYDHNARIHTNSWGASVYGSYTSGSQSLDIFAWDHPNMLILFSAGNDGEDSNSDGVVDADSIGSPATAKNCLTVGSSENYRIDRTDTYGDRWSAVFPVNPIYNDYMANNTKGIAAFSSRGPTDDGRIKPDVVAPGTFIISTRSSVASGTGWGVYNDFYLYMGGTSMSTPIVAGSAALVRQYYVENESLKTPSAALLKATIINGANNMTPGQYGTGSAQEIQTRPDDAQGWGRVDIEKSLFPVSPRKIYYNDTSSTPDLNTSEEWNISYYVDNGSEPLKVTLVWTDYPSEAYAATTLVNNLDLIVIGSNDTYFGNGGSEPDNLNNVEQVELLSPDVGWYTINVKGTTIPQGPQPFALVLSGALYDESEAIYPVADFIANVTEGYVPLTVSFSDLSSDATSWSWDIDNDGTEDYSTQDIVHTYDEVGLYSVNLTVSNINGTASEVKADYINVTPVPILPVADFSTNVTEGYIPLTVSFSDLSSDATSWSWDIDNDGTEDYSTQNIIHTYDEVGLYSVNLTVSNINGTASEVKADYINVTPVPILPVADFSTNVTEGYVPLTVSFSDLSSDATSWSWDIDNDGTEDYSTQDIIHTYDEVDLYSVNLTVSNVNGTASEVKVNYINVTPVPILPVADFSTNVTEGYVPLTVSFSDLSSDATSWSWDIDNDGTEDYSTQDIVHTYDEVGLYSVNLTVSNINGTDSELKVNYINVTAAPIIPVADFAAAPRSGDYPLEVQFTDLSINAANWSWNFGDGNTSTLQNPIHTYISEGTYNVSLNVSNSGDFDLAEKSNYITVSKPGSGTGSGGGSSGGGATGEAFENIAFKDVKTENIITGLAINYVFDDEQNPIRYINFSALKNSGRISTTIEVLKNRSSMVDTTVHGTVYSNLNIWVGKSGFATEDNIADPVIGFSVSKEWLSENDIDENSIVLYRYSEGKWNALNTGKIGEDVLYLYFEAETPGFSPFAIAAEVDDGLVNDVTVLTEEESGSINVSSTSTITETSVETGNVTESEKATGSGTNMLFIAILMIILLVLLTILYVVLSKGYHAK